CCGCTTTATTCGCGGGGGTCTCTTTTACAATCTTGATCGTGGCGTCGCACGCCTCTTCGATGTTTTTATATGCTCCATCCCCTACCGCCGCGAGCAGCGCCACCCCATAGGCGGGACCTTCCTCGGCGTTCAGTGTGGCGACCTTTTGACCAAACATATCGGCCTGGATTTGCCGCCACAGGGGACTTTTGCTGCCGCCGCCGCTGGCGCGAATTTGCTTTACCGGCACGCCCAGCTCCTGAATGATGCTCAGGCTGTCGCGCAGGGCATAGCTGACCCCTTCCAGGATCGAACGCACCAAGTGTCCCCGCGTGTGCTTCAGCGTCAGGCCGATAAAGCAGCCCCGCGCGGCGGGATCGGCGTGGGGCGTTCGTTCTCCACTGAGGTACGGCAAAAAGAACAGCCCTTCGCTACCGGTGGGGACGGCGGCCGCCTCGTCCGTCAGGATGGCGTAGGGATCGATCTTGGTTTTTTTTCCGGCCGCTATTTCCGCCGCGCACAGTTGATTGCGAAACCACTGCAAGCTCCCGCCGCCGCTCAAGCTGACGCCCATGAGGTGCCACTTGCCATGAACCGCGTGGCAAAAGGTGTGTAGCCGCCCGGCGGGATCGATTTGGACATTGTCGCTATGGACAAACATGATGCCCGACGTGCCGATGGATGTGCTAAGGACGCCGCTTCTGACGATGCCATTACCCACGGCCCCCGCCGCGCAGTCCCCCGCCCCGCCGACCACTTTGCACGCGGTGGTTAGGCCCAATTGAGCCGCGACTTCCGCCGTCAAGGTGCCGGTCACTTCCTCGGACTCATAACAACGGGCAAATAGGTTTTCATCCAACTCCAGTTTGGATAAAAGTGGTTTGCTCCAGTTTCGCTTTGCCACATCCAAGAGCAGCATCCCGCTGGCGTCGCTGACATCCGTGGCAAATTCCCCCGTCAAACGCCGCCGCACGTCATCCTTGGGCAAGAGAATTTTTACCGTTTTAGCAAAGTTTTTTGGTTCGTGATTGCGCAGCCAGAGGATTTTTGGCGCGGTAAAACCGGTGAGCGCGGGGTTGGCAACCATTTGGATCAGTTTTTTGCGTCCACCGGCCCGCTGTTCGATTTCAGCGCATTCGGCGGCGGTACGTTGATCATTCCACAGGAGCGCCCGCCGCACGACTTGGTTTTTTTTGTCCAAAAACACCGACCCATGCATTTGGCCAGAGAGGCCAATCGCGCGGACATCGGCCGGTTTGAGTTTGGCCTTTTTGACAACGGCCCGGATAGTTGCCACGGTGGCATTCCACCAATCGTCGGGATCTTGCTCGCTCCAGAGGGGCTGGGGGTGGTGGCTGGGATACAACTCCGTGGCTTCGGCCAAAATTTTGCCCGACTCGTCCATTGCCAGGGTTTTTGTGCCCGACGTGCCAATATCGATCCCCAAATACACAGCCATAGTCCGCGCAACTCCCAAAGAAAGTGAAATCCCCTCGTGAAAACACGACCGAAGTAGGGGGATTATAACTTGCCAGGAGGAAAACCCGCAAATCGAGTTAAGAGCAGACCGAAATGTGCACAATAAATTTGTGATTATAAATACTTTTTTGTGTTTTTTTCTATTCTTGCGGCCATTTGCCTTATTTTTGACTTTTACAGCTCAACTCATTGCCCACTAGTGCTTTGTCAACAATTTATTATCGGATAAGCCTTAGCGCGCTACCCCACAT
Above is a window of Pirellulales bacterium DNA encoding:
- the xylB gene encoding xylulokinase, whose amino-acid sequence is MAVYLGIDIGTSGTKTLAMDESGKILAEATELYPSHHPQPLWSEQDPDDWWNATVATIRAVVKKAKLKPADVRAIGLSGQMHGSVFLDKKNQVVRRALLWNDQRTAAECAEIEQRAGGRKKLIQMVANPALTGFTAPKILWLRNHEPKNFAKTVKILLPKDDVRRRLTGEFATDVSDASGMLLLDVAKRNWSKPLLSKLELDENLFARCYESEEVTGTLTAEVAAQLGLTTACKVVGGAGDCAAGAVGNGIVRSGVLSTSIGTSGIMFVHSDNVQIDPAGRLHTFCHAVHGKWHLMGVSLSGGGSLQWFRNQLCAAEIAAGKKTKIDPYAILTDEAAAVPTGSEGLFFLPYLSGERTPHADPAARGCFIGLTLKHTRGHLVRSILEGVSYALRDSLSIIQELGVPVKQIRASGGGSKSPLWRQIQADMFGQKVATLNAEEGPAYGVALLAAVGDGAYKNIEEACDATIKIVKETPANKAAAKFYDRGFPFYQQLYRSLKNDFQAIAKLAE